A part of Liolophura sinensis isolate JHLJ2023 chromosome 1, CUHK_Ljap_v2, whole genome shotgun sequence genomic DNA contains:
- the LOC135472484 gene encoding mucin-2-like isoform X1, producing MEFYRCLLVACLLSAHCALTQGKVSDACHGSSNLNQTYNVLKCEAGTQICITEVRVYTKQGCQPVQYFTPAPPECCRHDPNECSEVISSPGLQNICDGRNQCRVQSPSSKVIITPCPRGFNIQSSVRSVTYRCSSSGSCSETDSNTTTTTRSPNGSSTTIVPPKESPENKPAGKISDACHGSSSLNQTYNVLKCEAGSQICITEVRVYTKQGCQPVQYFTPALPECCRHDPNECSEVISSPGLQNICDGRNQCRVQSPSSKVIITPCPRGFNIQSSVRSISYRCSSSGSCSETASETTTTTTTTRSPNRSSTTIAAPKETPRNNPADKATTTTQSNGSGSETKPVTITTASPSKNSATITSSTETSGNRPADTSSATTQVNDPPLSNTPVDYTGVIIGCVVAGIVLVIGIVAFIFLSRRWKAKPRENAQRGDHPTYLSPSNPSTPANALTNDPYPNLPIAPSAPPPNRGSYLSLHCQPNNTSYINLNQDGGYMAPQANMSFAGDISMNEDPEYVEAF from the exons ATGGAATTCTACAGATGTCTGCTGGTCGCCTGTCTGCTATCGGCACATTGTGCTCTAACACAAG GTAAAGTCAGTGACGCCTGTCACGGGTCGTCAAACCTCAACCAAACTTACAACGTCTTGAAGTGCGAGGCCGGCACTCAGATTTGTATCACCGAGGTCAGAGTCTACACCAAGCAAGGCTGTCAACCTGTACAATATTTTACTCCCGCACCTCCAGAATGTTGTCGCCATGACCCTAACGAATGCAGTGAGGTCATCAGTTCTCCAGGCTTACAAAATATCTGTGATGGACGTAACCAATGCAGGGTGCAGTCGCCGTCTTCAAAAGTCATCATAACCCCGTGTCCTAGAGGCTTCAATATACAGAGTAGTGTCCGATCAGTTACTTACAGGTGCAGTTCTAGTG GATCGTGTTCAGAAACTGATTCAaacactacaacaacaacaagatcaCCAAATGGGAGTTCAACAACGATTGTGCCACCGAAAGAGAGCCCCGAGAACAAACCTGCTG GCAAAATTAGTGACGCCTGTCACGGGTCGTCAAGCCTCAACCAAACTTACAACGTCTTGAAGTGCGAGGCCGGCTCTCAGATTTGCATCACCGAGGTCAGAGTCTACACCAAGCAAGGATGTCAACCTGTACAATATTTTACTCCCGCACTCCCAGAATGTTGTCGCCATGACCCTAACGAATGCAGTGAGGTCATCAGTTCTCCAGGCTTACAAAATATCTGTGATGGACGTAACCAATGCAGGGTGCAGTCGCCGTCTTCAAAAGTCATCATAACCCCGTGTCCTAGAGGCTTCAATATACAGAGCAGTGTCCGATCAATTAGTTACAGGTGCAGTTCTAGTG GATCGTGTTCAGAAACTGCTTCAGAGActacaacgacaacaacaacaacaagatcaCCGAACAGGAGTTCAACAACGATTGCGGCACCAAAAGAAACCCCCAGGAATAACCCCGCTGATAAGgcaacaactacaacacaatCAAATG gTTCAGGTTCAGAAACTAAGCCAGTGACGATAACAACAGCGTCGCCCAGTAAGAATTCAGCAACGATTACGTCATCGACAGAGACAAGCGGGAACAGGCCTGCTGATACGTCATCCGCTACAACACAAGTGAATG ATCCCCCCCTTTCCAATACTCCCGTGGACTATACCGGTGTTATTATTGGGTGTGTTGTGGCAGGCATTGTCTTAGTAATCGGCATAGTTGCATTCATTTTTCTGag TCGTCGGTGGAAAGCCAAACCACGGGAAAATGCCCAACGCGGAGATCACCCAACTTATCTTAGTCCATCTAATCCATCCACCCCAGCCAATGCTCTAACGAACGACCCGTACCCTAACCTGCCAATCGCCCCTTCTGCTCCACCTCCAAACAGAGGCTCGTACCTTTCCTTACACTGTCAGCCAAACAACACTTCATATATTAATTTGAATCAAGATGGTGGGTATATGGCACCCCAAGCTAATATGTCTTTCGCGGGCGATATCTCAATGAATGAAGACCCTGAATATGTGGAGGCATTTTGA
- the LOC135472484 gene encoding mucin-2-like isoform X2, producing the protein MEFYRCLLVACLLSAHCALTQGKVSDACHGSSNLNQTYNVLKCEAGTQICITEVRVYTKQGCQPVQYFTPAPPECCRHDPNECSEVISSPGLQNICDGRNQCRVQSPSSKVIITPCPRGFNIQSSVRSVTYRCSSSGSCSETDSNTTTTTRSPNGSSTTIVPPKESPENKPAGKISDACHGSSSLNQTYNVLKCEAGSQICITEVRVYTKQGCQPVQYFTPALPECCRHDPNECSEVISSPGLQNICDGRNQCRVQSPSSKVIITPCPRGFNIQSSVRSISYRCSSSETASETTTTTTTTRSPNRSSTTIAAPKETPRNNPADKATTTTQSNGSGSETKPVTITTASPSKNSATITSSTETSGNRPADTSSATTQVNDPPLSNTPVDYTGVIIGCVVAGIVLVIGIVAFIFLSRRWKAKPRENAQRGDHPTYLSPSNPSTPANALTNDPYPNLPIAPSAPPPNRGSYLSLHCQPNNTSYINLNQDGGYMAPQANMSFAGDISMNEDPEYVEAF; encoded by the exons ATGGAATTCTACAGATGTCTGCTGGTCGCCTGTCTGCTATCGGCACATTGTGCTCTAACACAAG GTAAAGTCAGTGACGCCTGTCACGGGTCGTCAAACCTCAACCAAACTTACAACGTCTTGAAGTGCGAGGCCGGCACTCAGATTTGTATCACCGAGGTCAGAGTCTACACCAAGCAAGGCTGTCAACCTGTACAATATTTTACTCCCGCACCTCCAGAATGTTGTCGCCATGACCCTAACGAATGCAGTGAGGTCATCAGTTCTCCAGGCTTACAAAATATCTGTGATGGACGTAACCAATGCAGGGTGCAGTCGCCGTCTTCAAAAGTCATCATAACCCCGTGTCCTAGAGGCTTCAATATACAGAGTAGTGTCCGATCAGTTACTTACAGGTGCAGTTCTAGTG GATCGTGTTCAGAAACTGATTCAaacactacaacaacaacaagatcaCCAAATGGGAGTTCAACAACGATTGTGCCACCGAAAGAGAGCCCCGAGAACAAACCTGCTG GCAAAATTAGTGACGCCTGTCACGGGTCGTCAAGCCTCAACCAAACTTACAACGTCTTGAAGTGCGAGGCCGGCTCTCAGATTTGCATCACCGAGGTCAGAGTCTACACCAAGCAAGGATGTCAACCTGTACAATATTTTACTCCCGCACTCCCAGAATGTTGTCGCCATGACCCTAACGAATGCAGTGAGGTCATCAGTTCTCCAGGCTTACAAAATATCTGTGATGGACGTAACCAATGCAGGGTGCAGTCGCCGTCTTCAAAAGTCATCATAACCCCGTGTCCTAGAGGCTTCAATATACAGAGCAGTGTCCGATCAATTAGTTACAGGTGCAGTTCTAGTG AAACTGCTTCAGAGActacaacgacaacaacaacaacaagatcaCCGAACAGGAGTTCAACAACGATTGCGGCACCAAAAGAAACCCCCAGGAATAACCCCGCTGATAAGgcaacaactacaacacaatCAAATG gTTCAGGTTCAGAAACTAAGCCAGTGACGATAACAACAGCGTCGCCCAGTAAGAATTCAGCAACGATTACGTCATCGACAGAGACAAGCGGGAACAGGCCTGCTGATACGTCATCCGCTACAACACAAGTGAATG ATCCCCCCCTTTCCAATACTCCCGTGGACTATACCGGTGTTATTATTGGGTGTGTTGTGGCAGGCATTGTCTTAGTAATCGGCATAGTTGCATTCATTTTTCTGag TCGTCGGTGGAAAGCCAAACCACGGGAAAATGCCCAACGCGGAGATCACCCAACTTATCTTAGTCCATCTAATCCATCCACCCCAGCCAATGCTCTAACGAACGACCCGTACCCTAACCTGCCAATCGCCCCTTCTGCTCCACCTCCAAACAGAGGCTCGTACCTTTCCTTACACTGTCAGCCAAACAACACTTCATATATTAATTTGAATCAAGATGGTGGGTATATGGCACCCCAAGCTAATATGTCTTTCGCGGGCGATATCTCAATGAATGAAGACCCTGAATATGTGGAGGCATTTTGA
- the LOC135462275 gene encoding uncharacterized protein LOC135462275, whose amino-acid sequence MSGSCSETVSQTTPSGNAAVVQPTMTPGNEPAVRPSATTQVNVKISDACHGSEGFNENYNVLKCETGSQICIIEVRYYTKQGCYSEQLIAPIRPECCRHDLNECSETSNPEAWQHICNGRNQCRVLSRYGGTITTPCPGDFKTRSSVRSITYRCSTSGSYSETTSEITTPPSWNSGSVSPNVTPGNGTAVMPTPTTQVNVKISDACHGLEGFNENYNVLKCETGSQICIIEVRYYTKQGCYSEQLIAPIRPECCRHDLNECSETSNPAALQHICNGRNQCRVLSRYGVTITTPCPGDFKTRSSVRSITYRCSTSGSCPETA is encoded by the exons GATCATGTTCTGAAACTGTCTCACAGACAACACCAAGCGGGAATGCAGCAGTTGTGCAACCGACTATGACCCCTGGGAACGAGCCTGCTGTAAGGCCCAGTGCTACAACCCAAGTGAATG TTAAAATCAGCGACGCCTGTCACGGGTCGGAAGGATTCAACGAAAATTACAACGTCTTAAAGTGCGAGACCGGCTCTCAGATTTGTATCATCGAGGTTAGATACTACACTAAGCAAGGGTGTTATTCTGAGCAATTAATTGCACCGATACGCCCAGAATGTTGTCGTCATGATCTTAACGAATGCAGCGAGACATCGAACCCTGAAGCATGGCAGCATATCTGTAATGGACGTAATCAATGCAGGGTGTTGTCAAGGTATGGGGGAACCATTACAACCCCGTGTCCTGGTGACTTCAAGACAAGGAGCAGTGTCAGATCAATCACTTATAGGTGCAGCACTTCCG gATCGTATTCTGAGACAACATCAGAGATAACAACACCACCAAGCTGGAATTCAGGGAGTGTGTCACCGAATGTGACCCCTGGGAACGGGACTGCTGTAATGCCCACTCCTACAACCCAAGTGAATG TTAAAATCAGCGACGCCTGTCACGGGTTGGAAGGATTCAACGAAAATTACAACGTCTTAAAGTGCGAGACCGGCTCTCAGATATGTATCATCGAGGTTAGATACTACACTAAGCAAGGGTGTTATTCTGAGCAATTAATTGCACCGATACGCCCAGAATGTTGTCGTCATGATCTTAACGAATGCAGCGAGACATCGAACCCTGCAGCATTGCAGCATATCTGTAATGGACGTAATCAATGCAGGGTGTTGTCAAGGTATGGGGTAACCATTACAACTCCGTGTCCTGGTGACTTCAAGACAAGGAGCAGTGTCAGATCAATCACTTACAGGTGCAGCACTTCCG GATCGTGTCCCGAAACAGCATGA